The following is a genomic window from Niabella soli DSM 19437.
TAACCCCTTCCGCCTGCGCCGGGCTGCTGGTTTGGGTATGCGTTTTTATCTGCCGATGTTTGGTTTGCTTGGGTTTGACTATGGTATCGGGCTGGATCGCCTCGCACCCGGACAAGGGCTTAAAAACGCCGGTAAGTTTACCTTTATGCTTGGGTTTGAGCCGGAATAATCCTCCTTTTAACGATTTTTTATAGAAAATTGTATTTGTATATGAAACAACTGTTTACGCTGCTTATTGCATTAGCTGCATTTGCGACATCAGCCACCGCTCAGAAATATATTATTATTGACACCCGTTATATTTTTGATAAAATGCCGGAATATAAACAGGTGCAGACAGCAGTAAATGCGGCCGCTGCGGATTGGCAAAAAGAGATCGACAGCAAACAAGCCATCCTGGATAAGGCTTATGATGAATATGATTCCCAGCAAAGTATGCTAAGTGCAGATGCCCGGAAGAAGAAAGAAGCCGATCTTTTTAATAAGGAAAAGGAATTGCGGGATCTGCAAAAGAAGCGCTTTGGCTTTGAAGGCGACCTGTTTAAGAAACGCCAGGAGGCGATGCAGCCCCTGCAGGAGAAGGTAAACAGAGCGGTACAGAAATTGGTTATGGATAACGGCTATGATTTGGTTTTGGATAAAAGTGAGGGAAAATCTATTATATTTGCCGACCCAAAATTGGATAAAAGTGACGCTGTGCTGAAATTATTGACAGGAAAATAGGCAACGCTTCCTTTGGTTCAATCATCATAAACAAACAACAAAAATTATAAACCCGTCCCGCCCGCAACAATGGAACGGACAAACAAAAAAAAGTAAATGAAAAGAATAAAAGTTCTTGCTTTAGCAGCAGGGTTGGTTATCACAGGCTTATCGGCTTCAGCACAAAAGATCGCCGCCGTGGATATGGATGGTTTGGTGTATAGCCTGCCTGAAATACAGACTGTGCAAAAGACAATGCAAACATTTCAACAAGATTCAATCGGCGGTGAATATACCCGTTTGTCGAAAGAATTACATGATAAGGACAGCGTCTACAAAGATGCTAAAACATCGGCATCCGTTAAAGCTACACTTGAGAAAGAGATGGCGCCAATACAGAATACTTTAATGGGCTGGCAGCAGATTGCAGGCGAACTTAACCAGCAAAAGCAACAACAACTATTAGCGCCTTTATATAACAAAGTGCACCAGGCCATTACAGCCGTAGCAAAAGAAAAAGGGTATGCCTATGTTTTGCAAATAGGCGCCTTTATTGTTGCACCGGAAGCAGATAATATTTCTCTTGCTGTAGCGCAAAAGCTGGGCATTAAGGTTGACCAGGGCGCTGGCGCTCCTGCCGGTGGTGCAGCTCCGGCAAGTGGTACTAAAGCTCCGGCAAAAGTTCCGGCGAAGACCCCGGCAAAAAAATAACCGGTTAAAATACTACAGATATAGCGACCCCGCACTGATTTCAGTTGCGGGGTCGCTTTTTATGGGGCAAACGCATCCATTAGCGGTTTAACAGATTGATAATAACCCGCCATCAATTTTATTAAAAACCCATGGGCATGTTGATTGCAAAGGATAGTATTGCCGGACCGATATATAAGCCGGGCCCGCCCGGATAGACCGGTCGGACGGGCCTATGGCTCTCTGGTTCTACTTACGCACAGGTTAATAAGGAACTGAAGGCCCTTGTTAACCTATTAAACCGAGGCCACGCCTCTTGTATGTTCATTGGTGGGGTGAGCTCTGGTCCGGTACAATGACATTCCTTATGCCACGGAAAGTCAGGGGCTTGTTCATCAGGCAAATCCGGAATAAATTCGGGATTGAAGAGCTGAGCCGAGAATTAAGTACCATCGGCACGATCCATTTGAGTTTGGAAATAATGCCGGGCTGCAGGAACCCTGCCTGTTTTCTCAATTGTCTGCCGCCATACCCAATTAATAGCAATGGGAGCGGGGAGCCTACGCTCATTATGATAATTTTGATGCCGGTTCATTATGATAATTTGCGCATTAAAATTTCAGCGCCCTATTTTTTAGTTACAAACTCCCTAAATTTGAAAAGTTAAATATCCTGAATGAAATATCGTTTTCAAGTATTGGACATTTTTCGCGGCTTGTTCGCGTCTTTTGTATTTCTCTACCATCTAAGTGCATTTAGCCAAACGGCGATCATTAATAACGGATTCGTATACAACTCCGATATGTTTGTAGATTTCTTTTTTGTACTTAGCGGATTTGTAATTGGTTATAGTTATGAACACCTTGCATCCACAAAGGAGTTAGGCAAATTTTTTAAGAAAAGAGTACTACGCATTTACCCGCTGCATTTTGTGATGTTGCTGGCATTTTTGATGATGGAAGTCGCCAAGCACCTTTTGGCGAATAAAATACACGTAAACAATCTTCATTCGGAAAATAATCTCTACACGTTCATCTCTTCTCTGTTTTTGCTCAATTCATTTCCCGTTTTTCATGTAAAGGATGTGAGTTGGAATATCCCCAGTTGGTCTATCAGCGCCGAAATGGCGGCCTATTTTATATTTGGTTGGCTGCTGCTTGCAATCAATAAACCTAAGTTTTATAAGATGCGGGCCGTTGCCTATTCTATAATATTGTTGCTGGCAACTTTTTCATTTATTTATATCACTAAAGGGATTAAACTGAATTACACTTTTGATTATGGTTTTCTGCGTGGTATTATAGGGTTCTTTACCGGATTGCTTTGTCTTCTTTTTTTTCTGCGAACAAAAGAATTTATGTTTAAGGTTTCGGGTGTTTTCTTTTCTGTTGCAGAAACGGTAGCGCTGGTATTGGTTTGTTTAAGTATCTATTAT
Proteins encoded in this region:
- a CDS encoding OmpH family outer membrane protein, with product MKQLFTLLIALAAFATSATAQKYIIIDTRYIFDKMPEYKQVQTAVNAAAADWQKEIDSKQAILDKAYDEYDSQQSMLSADARKKKEADLFNKEKELRDLQKKRFGFEGDLFKKRQEAMQPLQEKVNRAVQKLVMDNGYDLVLDKSEGKSIIFADPKLDKSDAVLKLLTGK
- a CDS encoding OmpH family outer membrane protein, whose translation is MKRIKVLALAAGLVITGLSASAQKIAAVDMDGLVYSLPEIQTVQKTMQTFQQDSIGGEYTRLSKELHDKDSVYKDAKTSASVKATLEKEMAPIQNTLMGWQQIAGELNQQKQQQLLAPLYNKVHQAITAVAKEKGYAYVLQIGAFIVAPEADNISLAVAQKLGIKVDQGAGAPAGGAAPASGTKAPAKVPAKTPAKK
- a CDS encoding acyltransferase family protein, giving the protein MKYRFQVLDIFRGLFASFVFLYHLSAFSQTAIINNGFVYNSDMFVDFFFVLSGFVIGYSYEHLASTKELGKFFKKRVLRIYPLHFVMLLAFLMMEVAKHLLANKIHVNNLHSENNLYTFISSLFLLNSFPVFHVKDVSWNIPSWSISAEMAAYFIFGWLLLAINKPKFYKMRAVAYSIILLLATFSFIYITKGIKLNYTFDYGFLRGIIGFFTGLLCLLFFLRTKEFMFKVSGVFFSVAETVALVLVCLSIYYGTLLKPVGLIYELIFFLCIYIFSFEKGFISGGMKKIKVLGKVGKYSYSIYMTHALLISLFNVLFIRILKFPPTAYSYLFILNYLLIYFVSSLTYKHIELKFYSQKRSDKRILTTAATDSYSN